In a genomic window of Candidatus Methylacidiphilales bacterium:
- the ilvC gene encoding ketol-acid reductoisomerase: MPAKIYKDKDANFELLKNKTIAVIGFGSQGHAHALNLKDSGANVIIGLYKGSKSIPVAQKHGFQVLNTADAVEAADIIFVAVPDMVIPSVYEKDIAPRLAPGKTLLFSHGFTIHYKTVVPPQNVDVIMVAPKGPGHLVRSQYLEGRGVPALIAVYQNPSKQAKKIALAWAKGIGSTRAGVIETTFKEETETDLFGEQAVLCGGTTALILAGYETLVKAGYQPECAYFECLHELKLIVDLIYESGISGMRFSISETAKYGDLTVGPRIINSKVKAEMAKVLKDIQSGKFAKEWINEHKTGRKKYNRLLAEGAQHPIEKIGKKLRALMPWMPKRNIKGAQANFAG; the protein is encoded by the coding sequence ATGCCAGCAAAAATTTACAAAGATAAAGACGCAAACTTTGAACTCCTCAAAAATAAAACCATCGCCGTCATTGGCTTCGGCTCTCAAGGCCACGCCCACGCCCTAAATTTAAAGGATTCAGGCGCCAACGTCATCATCGGCCTATACAAAGGCAGCAAATCGATCCCTGTCGCCCAAAAACACGGCTTCCAAGTGCTCAACACCGCTGACGCCGTAGAAGCGGCCGACATCATCTTCGTCGCCGTCCCCGATATGGTCATCCCCAGCGTCTATGAAAAAGACATCGCCCCCCGACTCGCCCCCGGCAAAACGCTCCTCTTCTCTCATGGATTCACCATCCATTACAAAACAGTAGTCCCCCCACAAAATGTTGACGTCATCATGGTTGCTCCCAAAGGACCAGGCCATCTCGTCCGCAGTCAATACCTCGAAGGCCGCGGAGTGCCTGCCCTTATTGCCGTCTATCAAAACCCATCTAAACAAGCCAAAAAAATCGCCCTCGCCTGGGCCAAAGGCATCGGCTCCACTCGCGCAGGAGTAATCGAAACCACATTCAAAGAAGAGACTGAAACCGACCTCTTTGGCGAACAAGCCGTCCTCTGCGGCGGCACCACTGCCCTCATCCTCGCTGGCTACGAAACACTCGTAAAAGCTGGCTACCAACCCGAATGCGCTTACTTTGAGTGCCTGCACGAATTAAAACTCATCGTCGATCTCATCTACGAATCAGGCATCAGCGGCATGCGCTTCTCCATCTCTGAAACAGCAAAATACGGCGACCTCACCGTCGGCCCACGCATCATCAACAGCAAAGTCAAAGCCGAAATGGCCAAAGTGCTCAAAGACATTCAATCCGGAAAATTCGCCAAAGAATGGATCAATGAACACAAAACCGGCAGAAAAAAATACAACCGCCTCCTCGCAGAAGGAGCACAACACCCTATAGAAAAAATTGGAAAAAAACTGCGTGCCCTTATGCCCTGGATGCCTAAACGCAATATCAAAGGTGCACAAGCCAATTTCGCAGGCTAA
- a CDS encoding L,D-transpeptidase: protein MNFNGMLHRVPVAEGERWLRVVAAEQRLELRQGREEILRVYVVSTSRFGLGEGVGSHCTPRGWHVVREKIGTGAPWGAQFIGRQWTGKVWPRDFEENEGQDWILTRILWLAGLEERNKTTYERYIYIHGTADEQHLGAPRSMGCIRMSNDDVLDLYDRVEVGTRVWIE from the coding sequence ATGAATTTTAACGGAATGCTCCACAGGGTGCCGGTAGCAGAAGGGGAAAGATGGCTGCGTGTCGTAGCGGCTGAGCAGCGGCTAGAATTGCGGCAGGGGAGAGAAGAAATTCTGCGAGTCTATGTCGTGAGCACTTCGCGATTTGGGCTTGGGGAGGGTGTGGGTAGTCATTGCACGCCGCGGGGATGGCATGTGGTAAGAGAAAAAATCGGAACAGGGGCACCTTGGGGGGCGCAGTTTATAGGCCGACAGTGGACTGGCAAAGTGTGGCCGAGGGATTTTGAAGAAAATGAGGGGCAAGATTGGATTTTAACGCGAATTTTATGGCTAGCTGGGCTAGAGGAGCGAAATAAAACCACTTATGAGCGCTATATTTACATCCATGGGACGGCAGATGAGCAGCATTTGGGCGCTCCACGAAGTATGGGTTGCATCCGAATGAGTAATGATGACGTGCTGGATCTTTATGATCGGGTTGAGGTTGGCACGCGGGTATGGATTGAATGA